TCACATGTGAGAACCCAGGATGCCGTGGTGAGCGGAGTGATAAGCTACCTATCGACGATGACTGCATGCGACGACGAGCAGTCGGTGAGGAGTAACTTTACTCGAGTGCTGGCCGATAACAACGGATCCCGGTGACAACGGAACACCGAGATCTCGCTTTTTCACTCGAGTTTCACGCCAAAGTACCCAACCGCGCAACTACGTTTATGCGTTGCGCTGGTATGAAGCAAGCACCATGCCGCATCCCGTGCCGACATGCACGGATCGAAAGGACGACGAGTAAATGATACATGAGAGCATCCAAGCCGAGGTAGCATCTGTATCTGACTTGGAACATCACTTCCCCGCACTAAGGCCTCAGCTTGGCTTGCAACTCTTGTGTCACAATCTTCTTGTActcctccacatctcccATGAACTTTGTTACCTTTCCATCGGCACACACCCACAGCTGCGACATCAGATTGTCAGCGTACGTTGACTTGTAGATCTTATGTTTGTGCTCACCTGGTTCGAAGTGTTGGTGATGAATCTTTCGTCGTGTGAGATGCTGATCACACCTCCCTTGAACACCTTGATCGCTTCAATGAGCGCGTCGATACCCTCGATATCCAAGTGGTTGGAAGGCTGTAGACAGGGTCAACAAATAATCGTACATACTTGTACAAGAAAATGCCgaacaactcacctcgtccagTAACAAGATATGTGGCTTCTGCATACTCAAGGTCGCGAATGCAACCCTCGCTTTCTGACCTCCGGACAAGGTGTCGATCTTCTGCATACCTGTCAAACCGGTGATTCCGAATGCACCGAGATGCGATCTGTATTCTTGTTCCGTCTTTCCGGGGAATTTAGCCTGGAGGAAAGCGACGGGACTGACGGTCATATCCAGCTGGTTGACGAAATGTTGTGTGAAGTAACTAATCCGGCATCTGTTATTGTGCGTCGCTCGACCAGACAGAGGCTGAAGATCGCCGGTCAACATCTTGATCATGGTGGATTTACCAGCACCATTGGGACCGATGACAGCAATTCGACTATCCATTTGCACGTCGATGTTGACACCACGCAGGATGATCTTTTCGGGAGTGTATCCGAATGTCGCTTCGTcgagttgaagaagaggaggagagatctTCTCGGGGTCGGGAAACTTGAACGACTCGctatcgtcttcttcaggAGGCTCAAGCTCTGGAAGCTTTTCGAGAATTTTGATCTTCGATTGCGCCTGGGCAGCTAATCAAGGTGTCAGCTACCAGCCTCGATGAATGTATGAAGCACAACGCACCTCGGTTCGCGTTATACCTCCATCGGTCGATATACGCCTGGAGATGCTGCCTGTACGTCAACTGGGTCTCGTACTCCTTCTTTTGATTCTTTGCTCGTTCGGTCTTGGTAGCGTAGAATTGTGAGAAGTTTCCCTTGGAGTAATCGAGCCGTTGGGAGTGCTGATGGATGATATCGGTAGCAACGGCATCAAGGAAGGCTCGGTCGTGCGAGCTGATTCATGTCAGTCACGTTTTGGTATTGATCGACACAAAACTCACACGAcgagcaaggtactaggcCAGGTTTGCAGATACTCTTCAAGCCATGCAATGGCATTCAAGTCCAACATGTTCGACGGTTCATCGAGCATGAGCAGCTACGTGAATTTGCAACGTGAGCTCTCGATCGAGAAAGGACATGAGGGTCGGGCAGAAACTCACGTCGGGCTTGACGAACAGAGCTCGAGCAAGAGCCAATCTCATTCTCCAACCACCTGAGAAACTCGATgtgaccttcttctgatcctcttcggAGAAACCAAGACCAGCCAATAGCAGACCCGCTCTAGCAGGACCAGTCTCAGCTTCCATGTCCACCAAAGCTTTCTGAACTTCTCCAATCCTGGCTgccacctcttccatctccctctcagcatctgctttctcttccGGCGTGATACCTTCTCTCAATACCGATTTCTCCAtttcttccatcttcttgttgagatccttctcttctgtGACGAATTTGTGTCTCCAAACGTCTGCTTGGAGAACCGATTCCAGGGCGGTTGTTGCGTCACCGACAATTTCTTGCTCGACGTATCTGAGGGTGGGACTTATCTGAGCGCGCTATGATGTAgcaaggggaaggggtTGACTCACAGAACAGAGATGTGTGTAGGGATAGGCACCTCTCGCAGGGCAAGGTGACGAAGGAGTGTAGATTTTCCGATACCGTTTCGACCGATAAGACTAAGATGTTGTCAGCTGGTCTCAGGATCATGTCCTTATTGGATAGCTCACCCGTATCGTCGTCCATGAGCCATGGTAAGAGTTGCGCCGGATCTATAGTGTCCTGATCAGCACATATCACAAATCTGCAAGCTCGCTTGTCCACTCACAGGATCCTGTTGCTCGCGAAGGACACGTCGATATTGGTAAGATGAATATCCTTCGACTTCCCCTTCGCCGCCCCACTCAGATCCAGCGGGTTGACCTGCATATACATCTCCTCGTAGCTCTGCTGTTGTTTCTGCATATCAATGAGTTTGCTCCCCTGATACAGAtccctcctcgatctcttctcgatcttcgcCTTGAGCTTAGCTTCTGCCTTTGCCAGCTTTGTCAGGTCCACTCGGGAAGCTTGGCCCTTTGTATTGGATTCCAGATCGACCTTGCCTGACATGGCGATCGTCGCTGACATGGCTTGCGATCGCATGTGGATCGTCTTGTCGAGTTTAGTGATGGTTGATGTCTTTCGGATCCGTTTCGAGGATTGCGTCTCGAGGTATTCGATCAATCGAGACATGCTACCCTCAAAAACATTAGAGAACAACGAGGATAAGTTCAAACTGATAAgatgacactcacaaaTCGTCCAAAGCTTTGGTGTCACTGCTCGATGGACCGCCACCCAACATACCCCTCGTCATATCCACAATGTCTtcaacctcctcgtcctcatcttcgaccaGTCCAGCGATGTAAGAGACGACCACCTCATCCGTGCGGGGAAAAGTCCTCCTCTTTTGATGACAACAAGACGATCAGCACTGGTCTTCGCCGCTGTTGTGGGCCTCCATGAATCACTCACGATGTCCGTTGCCAGCTTTGCCATTATGTGATGAAAATGCAAGCGTGCAGCGATATAGCAGCAAGGTGATTATGAAGAGAACAGCTATATATGACAGCAATTGAAATGGGAAAAGCAAAGACGGGAGTTGGGGTGAAGATATCAGGCTCATTATTGGGTGTGGCTCTCCTCGTCAGATATCCAGAGGTATCATCCACCAAATCTACACCACTGTACATGATGCTAGTGCATGCACCTTTCTAACCCACTCGCACGTCATGAGCCACAAGTCACTATCGTTTGCATCGTTGACATCATTGATCGTTTGGTCTAagacaggaagaagacagcaCAACCCTACAAAGTCCACAGATGGCTAGGCAATGAACAGAATGTTGGTATCAATCGCTAGTCGTTTATTGCGTATCAGCATTCCAATCATCCCATCGCATCGCAGAAGACAGCGAGCAAGACTCACGATGACTCGCCGACAGCTGGGGTTTCTGATCGTACTTGCCCTTAAGTTCGTCTCGAATGGTATTGAGAAGCTGAACAAAGCTTTGCTGTGGGTATTTGGTAAGAGCTGCAATGAAAGCCTGTGGGCACGATAGTTTTGTCAAGTTTTGATCAGCACACATTCCCCGGTGGTGCGGTGCATGGAGCAGACCCATTGAGGGCCAGAAGAGCCGTCACTGACATATGACATCGCCCCAGTAGCTCTGCCCGCTTCTTGGGTGTCCGCGCTCTGTCGACATGCCATCAGCCGATCACTTCGATACCCCTAGATCTTGTCCTACTCACAGTCTGTGAGTCTTTACAGCCCGACCACATGATGACGTCCGCGGGACTCGTCTTGGTCTGCTGAGTCTTCTCCCGTGCGCCCGAGTTCTGGTTCATGATGTTTTTGCCAATACTGCAATGATATGCCCACCATCAGCGCAGTCCAGAAGCATCTTGACGAGGAATAACGAGGCTTACCCCATGATACCCTTCAGCATACCACCTGTGTCACCTCTGATAGATTGAGTGCTGTCAGCAAGAAACCCATTCATATACGGACACCAGGCAAAATATACACTCACCGCAGATAACTCATTCCTGCGCCCAACAGGCCTTGACCAGCCTCAGCGAGGAGATTTGGCTCCTTGATGGTGCCTTCCGTCGAGTAAATGTAAGGTAGATCAAGGCATGAACCCGAGTGGCATCTGAAGCACGACAATGTCAGTCAGCATCAACGCAACATTCAAACGTCACGACGAGAGATGACACGCACGAGTCGAAGATCGCTGTGAGACGGCATCCTGCAGGTAGGGGTCGGACCATGATGTTGTGGCTGTGTTTTCATTAGCAGACTAAAGGTAAACTGAGCAGCGGTGTTCTTTGGACTCACACTGCAAGAAGCAACGTCAGTCAGCATGCGATACTTGTCACCGGGGAACGACTCAACGACTTacgctcatcatcgacgatgtGTCCAGCCTGCTTGAAGTCCAACGGGTAGATAACCTCATCgtatccatcatcttcgtctccaTCCAGATCTTCGGTCTGACCACCATGTCCCGAGCTAGCATAGAGGtcagccttcttcgccataTCCACTCGAGATGGTCGTTGTGACTGCTTCAGACTTGTGGGACAGATATATACATATGTATATGTAGACGACTTACTAGTGGAAGAACAAAGCATCGTTAGGTTGAGCACCCTGCACCAACCAGTTCATCGCCGAGATCATATTCGCCCTCGTTGGGATCTGTCTCGGGTTTCTCGCGTCATCCGTGAGCATGACGATGTCCTCTGCTCGGTAATTGTACCGTTCTGCAAGTGATCATAATGTGGTCAATTTCGCGGCGAAGCTGAAGCGACCAAGACGATCATGGGAAGCAGCACAGACGACGCAGTGATCGAACAGAGCTaaggaaagagatggataCTCACCGATCAAGAACTTCTGAACGTTGTGCGCATCGTTGATACAACCGGCCAAAGCATTTGAGCTTCCAATGTAATTGATACCGATCTATGAAGTCACCTCGTCAGCTGGGCCTTTCTCCTACAGCTCTAGCTTTTTGTAAAACTCACACAAAGCGCCTTACGACGACCAGTACCTGCGGACAGTCTGTCAGCTCCTGGTCATGTATGGCACACTTGTTTACTCACATTGTGAATACTGGAAATACGGCTGAGCACTCTGACCATTCTGTCCTTGGAACTGAGGTCCATAATGCTGTTGTTGAGTAGGCGGTCGAACTGTACTAATTCAGCTACGCTTCAAGCTCCTCACAGAATGTTTACGGACGGAAGATGAcagagagatagagaggATGATCACCCACTCGGAGCACTTCCATACGGCGCATATCCACCAAGTGGTCCACCTGTGGGTGGCATGAATCCCGCCGCTGTCTGATGATAGTTCTGTTCCGGTCTGGCCCCAGTGGGTGCATTGTATCCGCCGTTGTTTCGAGGATCGTACTGACTCGGGATGGGAGGTGGCGGTCCCTGGTTATATTGCTGTGGAGGGGGACCGCCATAGTATCCCtgcggaggagggggaggggacCCGTAGCTATGCTCATCATCAGGATATCAGCTTGATGCGATATGAGACCACACTTGAACAGTACCTCGACCTGACATGGATGAGGGCAGGAAGGACGGTatgatcactcaccccatgggaggagggggaggttGTCCACCCCattgaggtggaggaggtggtctACCCCAGCCCTGTTGCTgcggaggtggtggtggtgggaaaCCTCCTCCGTATCCACCTTGCTGCTGATGATGTCCACCACCTGGGTATTGATTCCAGGACATCTCGTATGCACCGAAGAGACCAAAAAGCGAGAGAGAATGGCACAGTGATGAAAGGAGAGCGAGGTATGGGGTGGAAGACAGACGATAGAACGAGAGGTCTGAGTTGTGGGTGACTGACGGACAGTAACAACCGGTGATCGGCGACATCAACAGCAGAATTGCCGAGGCAGTGACAGATAGATGTACAGTCAAATACTTTGGATTCATCTCAGATCTGGACCTGGCATCCATCATGTCGATCAGGTCGGTGCAAGCAGCCACAATGCATAGCGAGTCTCTCGGACACTTCACATGGAATGGTAGATACTACAAAATGCGTCTAGCTAATTCACGTCCTTTCTTGTCTCCAAGTTTACTTCTTCTTGGGGTGGAGAGGTGTTCCGATCAGGTTCTTCGCTCCGCGCAGCTTGACACCCAACTTTCTCTCGAGCTTCGACAAAAGCTGTTGATCAGGGACAGCTCGACCAGCCTCGAGATCGGTGATCTGTGAAGACAACATCGAGCATCAGCCTCTAGCGCCCGCGGCCGGTCTGGTCGTATGCAAAGGAATCAAGAGAGAGTATGTACTCACATCAGTGGGCTTGGCGTTGATAGACGTCGCCAACTCCTTCTGAGTCATGCTCTTTCCCTCTGCATTCTTGATGGCCATTCGAGCAGTTGCCACCGCCTTTCCAACCCTGCAAGCGAATTTCGAGAAATACCCACAAGTCAGTAAAGCTCTTATACACCCAGAGTCGCTGATTCGACTCTCACTCTTGTCCGACCTTCTCTGGAGGTTTGGGAGCGTCGTCTCGGTCAAGTTTGGCAATACGTTGGTGATCAGCAGCTGCAAGAACGGGACGAACGAGTGGTGTCAGCGATGCCTCCACCccgaaaggaaaggaaagattAGAGACTTACGACCTTTCACTTGACCAGCACCCTTGGACTCGGTGGACACGACAAGGCCTTGTCGTTGAGCAGCTGCAGAGAAAGTACCCCGTAAGCTCGGAATACATTTTGGAAACTCGACTAGATTGACTCACCATTCAATGCAGAACCCTTTGCCACTGTGGGTTTCTGTTGTCGGAACCCGATGATCTGAGGTTTGTCGTCCCAGCCAGACTACATCGTGAAGCGGACCGATTGTACAGAACGTATCAGGGTGAtagagaagaagagggtaAGGTCGATACGTCAGCTTGTCATTCCGATGAATCGACGCAGAGAGGCGTCACATCAACAcggagggaagaggacgagataCGCACCATGATGATCGTGTGAGAAAAGTGTTGATTGATATACGGATAAAGAAGTGTTCGCTCGGCTTCAGGCTGTGGTGTCGCTCTTTTGATGTGTCGAATGAAGGTGTAAGAGTAGTGTTGAGTCGATTGTGGATGATGGAAGTGAATGGAAAGATGTCAGAGTCAAGATGTTGAATAGAAAGGTGATTGAATGGAGAGATGACGATCGATCACGTGGTTCTCTGGTGGCAGTTTCGCTTGCCACAGCGCCGTCGTTCATTCCAATCATCATTATTACAAGAGCTTCTCGTTATGGTCGAGCGACCAGCAAAGACATCAGGAGCATGAACTCAAGCAATGTGGTTGATCCATATCACCAgcaagaaaggagaaatATCGTGTAAACTGTGGATCAGGCGGACGCGACATGCACGCGCAGCTACCCCCATCAGTCATCATGTCTACGCTGTTACACATTGCATGTCCAGGTCAATCTCATGTACAAGGGGTATAATCTATTCAACACCGACGCTTCTGCTCGTTCATACGTCATTTCTCGTCAAAAGGGTTCCTGTAAGAGAATCCGCGATCAGTACATGGTCTTTCACACCTGGTGCATCTCGATCTCACTCTATAATGTACTCACTTGGTGTactccagctcatcatcactgtcTTCTAATCGATACAAATCTCTCTCGGCAGGGGGAGTGGGTGGGATCTTGCTGACCAGACTCTGAGGTGCAGAGGGTAAGGATGGGTTCGGATCGTCATTATCGTCGTCATTGTTCGCAGCGGACGATCCTTTGTGGATTGGGGCAGGTGCAGAGGGGGAAGTGGACATCAGGTCGACTCGTTTCTTTGGAAGGATCCCGAGTTTGGCTATTAAGGTCAGATCAGCAGTGCAAGACGTGATCTTCGACACAACGAGACACGAGGAGGTGATCTTGATGAGGAAACCATACCACGCTTTCAGGACAGACATTGCATGCAACCGTATCCGGcccagactcacctggatCAATCTTGCCTAAACCCTTGTCTGGACTTCCGACACCCGGACTTCGTCTACCTCCTACGTCAATCCTATTTGAGGGACTAGCGCCCATGGCTCCTCGATTTGGCGGCAATGGGTCATCTGCATCTCTTATCAGCTTTCAGAACGGACACGCATCGTCTCGACGAACTTACCGTACGCGTCGGAAGGCTGCCAGCGGTTCGAGCTTGTCCTGAGCGGTGCTGCTTGCGCGAGAGAGGGCGGATCAAGTGTACTttgagatgagaaggagtcGGATCGGATGCTCGGCGAATTGGTCAAACTTGGCGAGTTACTAACGACGCATCATACTATCAGTACTGGGTCTTACAGGACTATCGAGTAGAGAGAACCGACGAGACCCATACTCACTTGCCTGTATCACCCCAGAGTCCGCCTCGTTGGCCTGGTCGATTCTGCTCGCCACCCCTGTTCCCGCCTGGAGCGGTACCTCGTCCATACTCCTCCGAGCTCCACCCTCCGTACTGTGATGACCCACCACGACCAGTGATCGGTGAAGCTTGAGTGGCTTGATACTCGCTGTATTTCGCCTTTGCCctcgagagaagggagttGAAAGTTTGTTTACCCACTAAAACACATATTTGTGAATCAGGTCCATTCGGTACTTTGGAGTGACTACTCACCCTCTGCAAATCtttcgatcttctcttccatcaacAGCATTCCAGGCGGATTCTCTCCTTGTTGTTGCTGGCCTCGCTCTCCCTGTGAAGGTTGGTAGAACGTGTCCGGTTGTCCTggttgaggaggtggaggtcgcGCACGCCTTACTCTGGGTTGATAAGGAAGTTGACCGCTTTGCGGTGGTGTCTGCGTTTGGTGACGCTGATATTCCTGCTCATCTTGCATTTGGAGGGAACGAGCGAATTCggcgtcgaggtcgacttGAGTCTGGTTGGGCATCTATTCGTCAGCAGTGGTCGGGGCTGTGTATCTCCGCTTCATAACTCGTGCTGAAAGACATTGCACCGAGGGAACACCGCCAACCATACCGGCGGATGTCGTGGATTATGATACGGAAGGACTAGATGACCGTATGgctccactcacatcttctctAGTCCCAGACAATTCATCCGGCTTGAAGTTCGGGTCGGTCATACCCAACAGCTGCTCTATAGCTCTATCGGTGGACCCTCCGCATGTCTCAAGCACCAGCTCGATGACCGATACTTCGACAGTGGGGAAGATCAGCTCGAGCTCTGCGACCTTGGGGTCAGCAGTCtgagtgtgagtggactgagcgggcggaggaggggaaaTGGCCGGAGGTGCGTAGATGTCAAGTGGAGGGGCGGCGGTGGTAGGAGATGTGGTCTTGGGAGCGATTGGGGGAGTCAGAGTCTCCTCTTGCGATCCggaggatggtggtgacGTAGAGGTGGCCATGTCGGGTGGAGTATGAGCTCGTGCGAGTTGTagggggaaaggaaggatgaagctggatggatggatgattgAATGAGATGTGACAACAGTGAACctgattgattgattgatacCAGTGATGACGTTTGTGTTGTTTTCGTTTCCACTTGGCAACCGTCTCTTTGTCGGGTTTGGTCGGTTTGTCTCTGGTTGTACTAGAATAAAACACATATAACATACAACTTACATATGCATACTTTATCACAACGACGTACATCTCTGTCTCCCCGACATGGTCAGGCTTCAACATACCATCTCAGCTCGCTGATCTCCCAATAAGCATCTGCAAAAGCGTTCGGGTTCTGATCCACCCAATCATTACAGCTCCATCCAGCATCGCCCGCACAACCACTACCTGACCAAACGCTTCCTGCCCAATCACCACAGAACGTCAgatcgaagatgatctcATGAGGACTGAGCAGGTTCGCGTCTGTCATATCGCACATGTTTggtgaggatgggaagTTTGCCCAGGGAGTCGACCAGAGTGACTCAAAtatcgaggacgaggatgggtTCGAGATGTCGTATGGTAAGAAAGGGTCGAGTCGTGGCCAGAACCAGGTGGCGATACCTCTGGTGGCAGAACGACGCGTGACAAAGCTGGTCCAATGAAAAGGCCATCAACTCTCTGTCAACGTACTGATGTCGCAACGATGTTGTCGAGCTCACTTACTATCCCCCCAAACCATCGTTGAAACTCTGACCAAAAGACCTAGGTCGTGGATCACTGACCCCGCAACCGCTATTACTCCCTCCGTCGCCCGACACACAATCGTTGCCGGTAAAGTTACCAGTCATCATCCTGCCTGTCGTCGGCATCGTGCATCCAGGTGGAGTATGGAGCGAAGCCAGGTTCGTGCCGATCCCATTGACGCcttcgatgatgtcgatctctcctccgACAGGCCAAGAGCCAGGTGTGCAGGTCCAAAAGGCTACGGGGGGAGAATATCGTGGTCAGGAGATGATGTAGCGTGACACACGACAGCGATGGCGTCACAGCCTCAGTAGATCAATAATGATGAAGAGAAATCTATGCTCCTACCTGGCCACGTCCCACACCCAATAGGCATATGGCGGACATCAAGCACCAAGACTCCCTAGCTCTCCCACTCAGCGTCCTATTTTGCATCAATGGCCGCTTCATGCTCACATCACTGAAGGTCTCGCGACTATGGATACGGACCGAATCCCTTCCTCgagcggaagaaggaacGACGTTTGTCGAGTCCGCACGCATTACGAAAGCGTTGTCACTCGCTACGGTCGATGTTAATCTCATCCCATTGTTTCTTGGCGAGCACACGTACCGAAAGA
This genomic interval from Kwoniella newhampshirensis strain CBS 13917 chromosome 4, whole genome shotgun sequence contains the following:
- a CDS encoding metacaspase-1 → MSWNQYPGGGHHQQQGGYGGGFPPPPPPQQQGWGRPPPPPQWGGQPPPPPMGYGSPPPPPQGYYGGPPPQQYNQGPPPPIPSQYDPRNNGGYNAPTGARPEQNYHQTAAGFMPPTGGPLGGYAPYGSAPIRPPTQQQHYGPQFQGQNGQSAQPYFQYSQCTGRRKALCIGINYIGSSNALAGCINDAHNVQKFLIERYNYRAEDIVMLTDDARNPRQIPTRANMISAMNWLVQGAQPNDALFFHYSGHGGQTEDLDGDEDDGYDEVIYPLDFKQAGHIVDDERNHNIMVRPLPAGCRLTAIFDSCHSGSCLDLPYIYSTEGTIKEPNLLAEAGQGLLGAGMSYLRGDTGGMLKGIMGIGKNIMNQNSGAREKTQQTKTSPADVIMWSGCKDSQTSADTQEAGRATGAMSYAFIAALTKYPQQSFVQLLNTIRDELKGKYDQKPQLSASHPIDTNILFIA
- a CDS encoding multiprotein-bridging factor 1, translated to MSGWDDKPQIIGFRQQKPTVAKGSALNAAQRQGLVVSTESKGAGQVKGPADHQRIAKLDRDDAPKPPEKVGQEVGKAVATARMAIKNAEGKSMTQKELATSINAKPTDITDLEAGRAVPDQQLLSKLERKLGVKLRGAKNLIGTPLHPKKK